A stretch of the Acomys russatus chromosome 23, mAcoRus1.1, whole genome shotgun sequence genome encodes the following:
- the Phgdh gene encoding D-3-phosphoglycerate dehydrogenase isoform X1, with the protein MAFANLRKVLISDSLDPCCRKILQNGGLQVVEKQNLSKEELIAELQDCEGLIVRSATKVTADVINAAEKLQVVGRAGTGVDNVDLEAATRKGILVMNTPNGNSLSAAELTCGMIMCLARQIPQAAASMKDGKWDRKKFMGTELNGKTLGILGLGRIGREVATRMQSFGMKTVGYDPIISPEVSASFGVQQLPLEEIWPVCDFITVHTPLLPSTTGLLNDSTFAQCKKGVRVVNCARGGIVDEGALLRALQSGQCAGAALDVFTEEPPRDRALVDHENVISCPHLGASTKEAQSRCGEEIAVQFVDMVKGKSLTGVVNAQALTSAFSPHTKPWIGLAEALGTLMHAWAGSPKGTVQVVTQGTSLKNAGTCLSPAVIVGLLREASKQADVNLVNAKLLVKEAGLNVTTSHSPVVSGDQGSGECLLTVALAGAPYQAVGLVQGTTPMLQVLNGAVFRPEVPLRRGQPLLMFRAQPCNPVMLPTMIGLLAEAGVQLLSYQTSKVSEGETWHVMGLSSLLPSLDAWKQHVSEAFQFCF; encoded by the exons GACTGCGAAGGCCTTATTGTCCGGTCAGCTACCAAGGTCACTGCTGATGTCATCAACGCTGCAGAGAAGCTCCAGGTGGTGGGCAGGGCTGGCACAGGCGTGGACAATGTGGATCTGGAGGCTGCCACGAGGAAGGGCATCTTAGTCATGAA CACCCCCAATGGGAATAGCCTCAGTGCTGCAGAACTCACCTGTGGGATGATCATGTGCCTAGCCAG GCAGATTCCCCAGGCGGCAGCTTCGATGAAAGATGGCAAATGGGACCGGAAGAAG TTCATGGGGACAGAGCTGAATGGAAAGACACTGGGAATTCTTGGCCTGGGCAGAATTGGAAGAGAGGTGGCCACCCGAATGCAGTCCTTTGGAATGAAG ACTGTGGGCTATGACCCCATCATTTCTCCAGAAGTCTCAGCCTCCTTTGGTGTTCAGCAGCTGCCCCTGGAGGAGATCTGGCCTGTCTGTGATTTCATCACCGTCCACACgcccctcctgccctccaccACAG GCTTGCTGAATGACAGCACCTTTGCCCAGTGCAAGAAGGGCGTGCGAGTAGTGAACTGTGCTCGAGGAGGCATTGTGGATGAGGGTGCCCTGCTCCGCGCCCTGCAGTCTGGCCAGTGTGCTGGTGCCGCGCTGGATGTGTTCACAGAA GAGCCACCACGGGACCGGGCCTTAGTGGACCACGAGAACGTCATCAGCTGCCCCCACCTAGGCGCCAGTACCAAGGAGGCCCAGAGCCGCTGTGGGGAGGAAATCGCAGTCCAGTTTGTGGACATGGTGAAGGGGAAATCCCTCACAGGGGTT GTAAATGCCCAGGCCCTGACCAGTGCTTTCTCCCCACACACCAAGCCTTGGATTGGTCTGGCAGAAGCGTTGGGCACACTAATGCATGCCTGGGCTGGCTCCCCTAAAGGGACCGTCCAGGTGGTGACACAAG GAACATCTCTGAAGAATGCTGGGACCTGCCTGAGCCCTGCAGTCATCGTTGGCCTTCTGAGAGAAGCATCGAAGCAGGCAGATGTGAACTTGGTGAACGCTAAGCTACTGGTGAAAGAAGCCGGCCTCAAT gtCACCACCTCCCACAGCCCTGTGGTCTCAGGGGACCAGGGCAGTGGGGAGTGCCTCCTGACTGTGGCCCTGGCAGGTGCCCCCTACCAAGCCGTGGGCTTGGTCCAGGGCACCACGCCCATGTTGCAGGTGCTCAACGGAGCTGTCTTCAGGCCAGAGGTGCCCCTCCGCAGGGGCCAGCCTCTGCTCATGTTCCGGGCTCAGCCCTGCAACCCTGTAATGCTGCCCACTATGATTG gcctcctggcagaggcaggtgtgcaGCTGCTGTCCTACCAAACCTCCAAAGTGTCTGAAGGAGAGACCTGGCACGTCATGGGCCTCTCCTCCCTGCTGCCCAGCCTGGACGCATGGAAGCAGCACGTGTCTGAAGCCTTTCAGTTCTGCTTCTGA
- the Phgdh gene encoding D-3-phosphoglycerate dehydrogenase isoform X2, with amino-acid sequence MNTPNGNSLSAAELTCGMIMCLARQIPQAAASMKDGKWDRKKFMGTELNGKTLGILGLGRIGREVATRMQSFGMKTVGYDPIISPEVSASFGVQQLPLEEIWPVCDFITVHTPLLPSTTGLLNDSTFAQCKKGVRVVNCARGGIVDEGALLRALQSGQCAGAALDVFTEEPPRDRALVDHENVISCPHLGASTKEAQSRCGEEIAVQFVDMVKGKSLTGVVNAQALTSAFSPHTKPWIGLAEALGTLMHAWAGSPKGTVQVVTQGTSLKNAGTCLSPAVIVGLLREASKQADVNLVNAKLLVKEAGLNVTTSHSPVVSGDQGSGECLLTVALAGAPYQAVGLVQGTTPMLQVLNGAVFRPEVPLRRGQPLLMFRAQPCNPVMLPTMIGLLAEAGVQLLSYQTSKVSEGETWHVMGLSSLLPSLDAWKQHVSEAFQFCF; translated from the exons ATGAA CACCCCCAATGGGAATAGCCTCAGTGCTGCAGAACTCACCTGTGGGATGATCATGTGCCTAGCCAG GCAGATTCCCCAGGCGGCAGCTTCGATGAAAGATGGCAAATGGGACCGGAAGAAG TTCATGGGGACAGAGCTGAATGGAAAGACACTGGGAATTCTTGGCCTGGGCAGAATTGGAAGAGAGGTGGCCACCCGAATGCAGTCCTTTGGAATGAAG ACTGTGGGCTATGACCCCATCATTTCTCCAGAAGTCTCAGCCTCCTTTGGTGTTCAGCAGCTGCCCCTGGAGGAGATCTGGCCTGTCTGTGATTTCATCACCGTCCACACgcccctcctgccctccaccACAG GCTTGCTGAATGACAGCACCTTTGCCCAGTGCAAGAAGGGCGTGCGAGTAGTGAACTGTGCTCGAGGAGGCATTGTGGATGAGGGTGCCCTGCTCCGCGCCCTGCAGTCTGGCCAGTGTGCTGGTGCCGCGCTGGATGTGTTCACAGAA GAGCCACCACGGGACCGGGCCTTAGTGGACCACGAGAACGTCATCAGCTGCCCCCACCTAGGCGCCAGTACCAAGGAGGCCCAGAGCCGCTGTGGGGAGGAAATCGCAGTCCAGTTTGTGGACATGGTGAAGGGGAAATCCCTCACAGGGGTT GTAAATGCCCAGGCCCTGACCAGTGCTTTCTCCCCACACACCAAGCCTTGGATTGGTCTGGCAGAAGCGTTGGGCACACTAATGCATGCCTGGGCTGGCTCCCCTAAAGGGACCGTCCAGGTGGTGACACAAG GAACATCTCTGAAGAATGCTGGGACCTGCCTGAGCCCTGCAGTCATCGTTGGCCTTCTGAGAGAAGCATCGAAGCAGGCAGATGTGAACTTGGTGAACGCTAAGCTACTGGTGAAAGAAGCCGGCCTCAAT gtCACCACCTCCCACAGCCCTGTGGTCTCAGGGGACCAGGGCAGTGGGGAGTGCCTCCTGACTGTGGCCCTGGCAGGTGCCCCCTACCAAGCCGTGGGCTTGGTCCAGGGCACCACGCCCATGTTGCAGGTGCTCAACGGAGCTGTCTTCAGGCCAGAGGTGCCCCTCCGCAGGGGCCAGCCTCTGCTCATGTTCCGGGCTCAGCCCTGCAACCCTGTAATGCTGCCCACTATGATTG gcctcctggcagaggcaggtgtgcaGCTGCTGTCCTACCAAACCTCCAAAGTGTCTGAAGGAGAGACCTGGCACGTCATGGGCCTCTCCTCCCTGCTGCCCAGCCTGGACGCATGGAAGCAGCACGTGTCTGAAGCCTTTCAGTTCTGCTTCTGA